A window of the Oryza brachyantha chromosome 5, ObraRS2, whole genome shotgun sequence genome harbors these coding sequences:
- the LOC102721272 gene encoding glycine-rich protein A3-like isoform X2, with protein MGGGKDKHEESDKGLFSNMMHGVAGGHGYPPQGYPPQGYPPPPGAYPPPPGAYPPPHGAYPPPPGAYPPQHGYPQHGGYPPPGGYPPPGGYPTHGGYPPAGYPGSSHQGHGSSGGGHMGTMLAGGAAAAAAAYGVHKISSGSHGGGGHMGYGGYGHGGYGGHGGYGHGGKFKHGKHGGKFKHGKHGHGMFGGGKFKKWK; from the exons ATGGGAGGTGGCAAGGACAAGCATGAGGAGAGCGACAAGGGGCTCTTCTCTAACATGATGCATGGCGTTGCCGGTGGCCATGGGTATCCTCCTCAGGGGTACCCTCCACAGGGCTACCCGCCTCCTCCAGGGGCGTACCCGCCTCCTCCGGGGGCGTACCCTCCTCCTCATGGGGCTTACCCTCCCCCACCTGGGGCATACCCTCCTCAGCATGGCTACCCTCAGCATGGTGGCTATCCTCCACCTGGTGGCTATCCTCCACCTGGTGGGTACCCTACACATGGTGGCTATCCTCCTGCTGGCTACCCCGGCTCATCGCACCAGG GTCATGGGAGTAGCGGTGGTGGACACATGGGAACAATGCTAGCTGGAGGCgctgctgcggctgccgcGGCCTACGGAGTACACAAGATCTCTTCTGGTTCTCATGGTGGAGGTGGACACATGGGCTATGGAGGTTATGGCCATGGTGGCTATGGTGGTCATGGTGGCTACGGCCACGGCGGAAAGTTCAAGCACGGCAAGCATGGTGGCAAGTTCAAGCACGGCAAGCACGGGCACGGCATGTTCGGTGGCGGGAAGTTCAAGAAGTGGAAGTAA
- the LOC102721272 gene encoding glycine-rich protein A3-like isoform X1 yields the protein MGGGKDKHEESDKGLFSNMMHGVAGGHGYPPQGYPPQGYPPPPGAYPPPPGAYPPPHGAYPPPPGAYPPQHGYPQHGGYPPPGGYPPPGGYPTHGGYPPAGYPGSSHQAGHGSSGGGHMGTMLAGGAAAAAAAYGVHKISSGSHGGGGHMGYGGYGHGGYGGHGGYGHGGKFKHGKHGGKFKHGKHGHGMFGGGKFKKWK from the exons ATGGGAGGTGGCAAGGACAAGCATGAGGAGAGCGACAAGGGGCTCTTCTCTAACATGATGCATGGCGTTGCCGGTGGCCATGGGTATCCTCCTCAGGGGTACCCTCCACAGGGCTACCCGCCTCCTCCAGGGGCGTACCCGCCTCCTCCGGGGGCGTACCCTCCTCCTCATGGGGCTTACCCTCCCCCACCTGGGGCATACCCTCCTCAGCATGGCTACCCTCAGCATGGTGGCTATCCTCCACCTGGTGGCTATCCTCCACCTGGTGGGTACCCTACACATGGTGGCTATCCTCCTGCTGGCTACCCCGGCTCATCGCACCAGG CAGGTCATGGGAGTAGCGGTGGTGGACACATGGGAACAATGCTAGCTGGAGGCgctgctgcggctgccgcGGCCTACGGAGTACACAAGATCTCTTCTGGTTCTCATGGTGGAGGTGGACACATGGGCTATGGAGGTTATGGCCATGGTGGCTATGGTGGTCATGGTGGCTACGGCCACGGCGGAAAGTTCAAGCACGGCAAGCATGGTGGCAAGTTCAAGCACGGCAAGCACGGGCACGGCATGTTCGGTGGCGGGAAGTTCAAGAAGTGGAAGTAA